In Scyliorhinus canicula chromosome 12, sScyCan1.1, whole genome shotgun sequence, the sequence cccagggtgtcgcgcactgacccagggtgtcacgcactggcccagggtgttgggcactggcccagggtgttgggcactggcccagggtgttgggcactggcccagggtgttgGGCACTGACCCAGGTTGCCGCGCACTGACCCAGGTTGCCgcgcactggcccagggtgtgGTGCATGGCCCAGGGTGTCacgcactggcccagggtgtcacgcactggcccagggtgtcacGCACTGTCCCAGGGTGTCacgcactggcccagggtgtcgcgcactggcccagggtgtcgcgcactgacccagggtgtcactcactggcccagggtgtcacgcactgacccagggtgtcgcGCACTGGCCCAGAGTGTCacgcactgacccagggtgtcgcgcactggcccagggtgtcacGCACTGGTCCAGGGTGTCacgcactggcccagggtgtcacGCACTGATCCAGGGTGTCACtcactggcccagggtgtcacgcactggcccagggtgtcacgcactgacccagggtgtcacacactggcccagggtgttGAGCACTGTCCCAGGTTCTCACACACTGGCCCAGAGTGTTGggcactggcccagggtgttgggcactggcccagggtgtcacacactgtcccagggtGTCACGCACTGTCCCAGGGTGTCACTCACTGGTCCAGGGTGTCACTCACTGTCCCGGGGTGTCGCGCACTGTCCCAGGGTTtagctgtctagcctactgatCTAAACCAGGGGATCTGGAagtgtgagagtgtggtggagacagattcacacagcgagtggttagggtctggaatgtactgtctgtgagtgtggtggaggcagattcacacagcgagtggttaggatccggaatgtactgtctgacagtgtggtggaggcaggttcaatcgaggctttcagcAGAGAATTAGGCTGTTATCTGAATGAGAAGAATGTGGAGAGTTACTGGGAGAAGGTGGGGAAAGACTCGGGGGgagttgctcattcagagaggcAGTACAGACAGCGTacaccgaatggactccttctgttctccaacaattctgtgattcattgACAACTGAgaatgtttggaggatgtgctgccactgcagccgcaaatggtgcaaccagtcccgacccaacaggctgggcccatggccgtgcaccacaataagtgggaaacgcccctcctgggatccataaacaacaggggtcatcgtagttcctgcaatgtccaatggttcccccgtgtaggtggccaacctggcctgtgtgtcggttaatgtaagggtctgtgtaCCCTGCTTGAAgcagtcgaatgtcctctgggcgatcacggagacgctacgccagtgtccaactccatctcaagcgggtgaccattgacccgtactgtcactttaatgggggccatacggggagctgccacacaatgcagctgcaggcagtcatcctccgtctccacgtcctcgggagtagtcaccgcaggttcatccaaatggaaggtacggcccctgggctggccccagtttcggctGGAACgttggcgcctctggcgcccccaggaccggcgtccgcgacggggtcggcgcccacaagtctgacacggacatggctcctcatccattggttctggagaaggctcccttcggggaggaatgtccgctGGCATCGATCCGGacatcgcctcgcccaaggtaccccaggggtgcagggggacgcttttggatggaaggggtttcGCCCCAAGGcggcacctccattccctgtaggccctgcactcctcgttctgcgctctctcgggacaatactatctgaatggcctgttgaaaagtcagtgttggctcggctaacaactttctctgggtggccgcattgttaataccgcaaaccaaacagtcgcgtaacatttctgacaaggtctcaccatagtcacagtactccgcaatcctgcgtagcctggatagaaagtcagcaagggattctcctggggccctctcagcggtattaacccggtaacgctggactatcctggatggggttgggttaaaatgttgccccactaagttcatcaaacgttttggtgtccggcacagctgggtacgtaaggctcctaatcaccccaaacgtatgcgggccgcaggcggtgagcaatatgaccgcCTGCCGCTCGTTTTCAGTgatattgtttgcccggaaatagtaacgtatccgttgtgcgtactggttccagctttccagcacagcatcaaaaacatccaaacgtccatacagaggcatggtgtaatagaaaacaacttccaacctgtatccaacaaatattcagggaggtggcttcagcaacgtatacagctattcactttaaccctcgtcgccagtattGTGAGAGCCATGaaaaatccagcacgagttgaaggaaagaaagaaataacatttatttacaataacatattatatatatacacaacagcagcagcaacgccttgctgctcactctcctctagctgctTCCAAACTAGCCACCTTTATTTATGCAGTaaacctgctaatgatttctccgcccccctcattggggaagctcatactcccaaaggattgtgggattgtcattagtccccaaccaatggtaagcaggcagattataacagtaacctttattagtgtcacaattaggtttacattaacactgcaatgaagttactgtgaaaagcccctagtcgccacattccggcgcctgttcgggtacacagtgggagaattcagaatgtccaattcacctaacagcacgtctttcgggacttgtgggaggaaaccggagcacccggaggaaacgcacacagacacggggagaacgtgcagactccacacagacagtgacccaagccgggaatcgaacctgggaccctggagctgtgaagcaacagtgcgaaccactgtgctacccacaccACCCCGCtcccgattagattccagtctgtaactcactcctgggtatctgttattctatatataaaccatccgaaACCCTTAAATAGATTCCAGCCTATACCTCACTCCCGGATATTTCTATatgtaaaccaccctgaacccctcaattagattctagTCTGCAACTCAATTCCGACTATCTGTTATTTAATACATTTTTTAATATTCAttcccgggatgtgggtgtcgccggctagtccagcatttattgcccatccctaattgcccttaagaaggtgatggtgagctgcctaggggcagcagggtagcatggtggttagcataaatgcttcacagctccagggtcccaggttcaattcctggctgggtcactgtctgtgcggagtctgcacgtcctccccctgtgtgcgtgggtttcctccgggtgctccggtttcctcccacagtccaaagatgtgcgggttaggtggattggccatgctaaattgcccgtagtgccctaataaaagtaaggttaaggtgggggggggttgggttacgggtatagggtggatacgtgggtttgagtggggtgatcatggctcggcacaacattgagggccgaagggcctgttctgtgctgtattgttctatgttctatgttctatgccttcttgaacccctgctgtccgtggggtgtaggtacacccactgtgctgtcagggagggacttccaggatgttgccccagcgacagtgatggtaatttccaagtcaggacggtgagtgagttggaggggaacctccaggtggcgggttcccaggtatctgctactcttgtcctacTAAATGGTAACGGCTGTGGATTTGAAAGGTGTCCGTCTGAGGTGCCTTGAAGCACATTTTAGATGGTGCCCACTGCTTAtccatggtggagggagtgaatgtttgtgggtgagGTACCAATCAAGCGatccgctttgtcctggattgtgtccgTTCTTGGGAGCCACATCATCCAGGTGCTGAGGAAccatgaaattgtccattttggcagaagaatgaaaaagaagcttattatctaaatggtgagaggttgcagaggtttgtgatgcagagggatctgggtgtcctagtgcataaaTTGCAAACGGTTGGTACAGGGGTGCAgctagtaattaggaaagctaatacagGCAGAATGTTCTCTGAAGAATGGTTCTGAACAAGTTACACAGACTTGAaagattaactctgtttctcagatgctgtcacacctgctgagtgtttccaacattttctgagtTTATTACAGACAGGATGCTATTATTAATTGTGAAGGGAATTAAATGCAAAATGAGGGAGGTTCTGCTTCAGttgcacagggcattggtgaggccacatctggagtattgttggtctccttatttaagtgaggatgtaaatgctttggagatagttcagagaagatttactagactaatacatGGATCGGGAGGATTGTCTTCAGAGAAGCAGTTAGACAGGTTAGACTTGTCTCTTTTGATCATTCATTTACCGGATGTGGCCACTGCTGGCtcgtccagcatttattgtccatccccaactgCTCTTATGaaggagctgtcttcttgaaccgccgcagtccgtgtggtgtagatacacccactgtgctgtcagagaggcaacagcgaaggaatggtgacatatttcccagtcagggtggggagtgacttggaggggaacatccaggtggtggggttcccaggtatctgctgcccttccagattgacagggtagatggtgagGTATTTTCACCAGTGGGAGAGTCTCGAACAAGGGAACAGATAAAGGGACAGTCATTTAAAGCTTGAGGTGTGTAGAACTttattctcgcagagggtggtgtatctctggaattctctgcctggaGGGAGGTGTAGGCTGGATCattagaaatatttaaaatcgagatggataaatatttgatagatcgaggaatagaggttatggggaaatggcacagaaaaggaattgaggttggcatggaccagccatgatcatattgaatggtggagtaggcgtGTAGGGCCAGGTGACCAACTCCTGCTTTTATTTATTGtgttcttgtccttctgggtgatagtggtcatgtgtttggaaggtgctgtctaaggaatcttggtgagttcctgcagtgcatcttgtagacggtacacacggctgctactgtgtgtctgtggtggagggattgaatgtggaaaggggaacaatcaagcggggctgctttgtcctggatggtgttgagcttcttgagtgttgttggagctgctctcatccaggcaagtggagagtattccatcacactgctgacttgtaccttgtagatggtggacaggctttggaggggtcaggaggtgagttactcactgtgggattcccagcctctgacctgccctggtagccacagtattaatatggctgggtccagttcagtttctgatcaacggtaacccccaggatgttcattatgggagattcagcgatggtaatggcattgacggtggttagatcctcccttgtaggagatggtcattgcctggcacttgtgtggtgtgaatgtaacttgccacttgtcagccccaagcctagatattgtccaggtcttgctgcatttggacatggactgcttcattatctgaggtgttgcgaatggtgctgaacatggtgcagtcatcagcgaacatccccacttctgaccttatgatgggagggaggtcattgatgaagcagctgaagatggttggggctgaggacacgaccctgagaaactcctgcagtgatgtcctggagctgagatgattgacctccaaccaccacaaccatcttcccttttccgggtatgactccagccagcggagagttttcccgctgattcccactgacttcagtttagctccttgatgccatactcggccaaatgctgccttgatgctgaGGGCAGTCAGTCgcgcctcacctctggcattcagctcttttgtccatgtttgaaccaaggctgtaatgaggtcaggagctgagtgaccctggcggaacccaaatggTCAGAGTTTGAAGAGTAAGATTTGGCATGAAATTCCACGAGGTGTCAACAGGatcgatgtggagaggatgttcctcttgtggagaatctggaactgtgggggtcactgtttaaaaatgagagGTCGCAcaattaagacagagatgagagttTTTTTCTGTCAAACTATCTGAAGCCCTCGCTTTGATTCATTCCTGGGTATAATGTCAGGTGGAGTCTagagctaaagaatgtcttcagctcattgctgatttcaaagtaatacctgtttctgtagagaattaaaacctgctgtctttgttaaaaagagtTTTGGGCTTACgggtgttgttaggaaagttattaagggttacctatagaatattgtatttgggaaagtatcagtgtttgcagttgctaagatgtttattgtgtgtttataaaatgttaactgaattcatagaataaacattgttttgtttttaaagtacTTTAGCTCTATGTTGCATCACACCAGTAGCGTGGGCTCTTgtactccccataaccaaaatctattcaaagttctgggtcccttgcctttgcctccctgatcgcccgccgtagaatcctgtttggctggcggtcagcagcaccgcccagagctgcagactggctgtccgacctctcggaatctctccaaatggagaaaatcaaattcgccatccgagggtcggacgacggcttccacagaacgtgggagccattcatgcaattgttccgggacctgtttgtggccaacgtacaagcaGAAAAATAgccaggtggccaagaatcaggggaaagtagccaaggcgtgagagggagagaaaaggggGGACGGTGGACGGggcacggggggaggtgggggggggacagctacacctaagaggaaagaaaggccaactacaggaggggtggggggggaagagtgaggagACTGGGAACAATAGAGAACCAGGGGGGTGGCAGGGGAATGATAGGcggaaggagggcatgggaaacgataacaacttggcatctacaggaacagagagcaaggagaatccaggcgaaagacgggacgaacggctgaagcggaggtgaacgcgagacgacaacggcagcgaaacccgtccgggagaagcaagtgacaacaccaacaccagacccattcgcgtattgccctctgttattgtttctccagcacccaaatgtatatctacctccccagtccCCCCCGATGCCTAATTATGTGTTGtgaataatattgccaattgtacagagttgctgctgttgagttgGTGCGTGATACCTTACCAGTTACTttactttattttttatttattttttattattactttttttggtatgtttgtgtgtgcccttctcttttatatatatatcttattctgtgtacataatggtaaatataattagttcaaaaacccaataaaaaacatttattaaaaaaaggttgtgggtcagggaaACTCCAtgattacactttggggttctctaaaccctggcccataacaataacatTTATCAGGAATTAAATGCTGAGCTTAGATTTGACAAAATGACAATTGTATTGAATATTTCCAGAACCCTGCGGAGGATGGGACACCATTGCTGGAATCACTCGATCACCaagtggaagaggaggaggaggaggagatccaTGGTTCAGCAGTACAGAGATTGGCATACTCACTTTCTGACTTTGGTTACAACCTTTACCGGCAAGTGGCAAGCAGCAACCCTGATGCCAATGTCTACTTGTCTCCCCTGAGTGTAGCTGCCACTCTGTCAGCCTTATCTCTTGGTGAGAAAGATACCAATCCACTCTCTCCAAATGGGAGAGTCAATAATCAACAAATTGTACTTCATtgctcactggggtaggggtcccacacacactgactctcactggggtaggggtcccacacacactgactctcactgggatacgggtcccacacacactgactctcactggggtaggggtcccacacacactgactctcactggggtacgggtcccacacacactgactctcactggggtacgggtcccacacacactgactctcactggggtgcgggtcccacacacactgactctcactggggcacgggtcccacacacactgaatctcactggggcacgggtcccacacacactgactctcactggggtacgggtcccacacacactgactctcactggggtaggggtcccacacacactgactcccactggggtacgggtcccacacacactgactctcactggggcacgggtcccacacacactgactctcactggggtacgggtcccacacacactgactctcactggggtacgggtcccacacacactgactctcactggggtacgggtcccacacacactgactctcactagggtacgggtcccacacacactgactctcactggggtacgggtcccacacacactgactctcactggtgtaggggtcccacacacactgactctcactggggtacgggtcccacacacactgactctcactggggtacgggtcccacacacactgactctcactagggtacgggtcccacacacactgactctcactggggtacgggtccccacacacactgactctcactggggtacgggtcccacacacactgactctcactggtgtaggggtcccacacacactgactctcactgggtacgggtcccacacacactgactctcactggggtacgggtcccacacacactgactctcactggggtacgggtcccccacacactgactctcactggggtacgggtcccacacacactgactctcactggggtacgggtcccacacacactgactctcactggggtacgggtcccacacacactgactctcactggggtacgggtcccacacacactgactctcactggggtacgggtcccacacacactgactctcactggggtacgggtcccacacacactgactctcactggggtacgggtcccacacacactgactctcactggggtcccacacacactgactctcactggggtcgcACACACATAGATTTGATGGAAACATTGCGAATCATGGGGGATGTGGACTGCATAGATTGAGAGAAGCTATTTCCATTGAAAGCACTGATTTAAGGTGCTTGACACTCGTTATCTGGTGTAAAAAGGCAAGAAAACTGCCCCAACCATGTCCCATAAAGGAAATTGAGGATAGTATTAGATCTAAGGAGGAGTTTTATTAAGCTGCTCGAAGATGTAATAAGCTTGTGGTTTAGGAGCAGGTTAGAATTCTGGCAATGAGGATGAAAAGATTAAGATGGGAACAAtagaatgagagtaaacttgccagTAATATACAACcggctgtaaaagcttctataagtttATAAAAATAAGAAAATTAGTGAAGAGAAATGTCGGTCCCTCACAGTCCAAAACAGAATTTCTAATAGAGAACGAGGTAATggcacagcaatgaaacaacgtcTTTAGCTCTGTCTTCATGGATGAAAACAGAAATATGAGGAAACCATGGGTccagtgagaaggaggaattgacAGAAATGCTGTTTCTTGGGGAGATAGCAATGTTGATATGAATCCATTGTTATACTGAAGTCTTTTTCATTCCCTCTTTAAGGAACTGAATCCAGGAACGAGCAGATTTTGCACCGAGTTCTGAACTATGATTTGGTGAGGGACCTGAATGTTCACAGTGTGTACAAGGACCTACTGAGGGAaatcacagctctccccaaaagCTTCAAAACAGTTTCACGAATTTACATGAAGAAGAGTAAGATATGATTCCGTCTTAATATATGACAATGAGAGTTGAAGAGATCTGTCAGTACGTGGCCTGTGTTAGACTGTGTGGCTGGAACTGTGGagagacagtggttagcactgttgcctcacagcgccagggacccgggtcaattCCAGCTgtctggcgtttgcactttctccccgtgtctgcctggttttcctcccacagtccaaagatgtgcaggttaggtggattggccatgatcaaggtGCGTgtctacggagatagggtgggggagtgggccgaggtgctCGTTTGGATGGTCGATGCaagtttgaagggccgaatggcctctgtctaCACGGTAGAGATTCTGTGGACACACGCAGATTTTGTCAATTTTCCcatttctgtgtgtgtttgtgtgggtgtttgtgtgtgtgtgtgtgtgtggatgtgtgtgtgtttgtgtgggtgtttgtgtgggtgtttgtgtgtgagtgtgtgtgtgagtgtgtgtgtgtgggtgtttgtgtgggtgtttgtgtgtggatgtgtgtgtgtttgtgtgggtgtttgtgtgggtgtttgtgtgtgtgggtgtttgtgtgggtgtttgtgtgtgagtgtgtgtgtgagtgtgtgtgtgtgggtgtttgtgtgtgtgtgtgtgtgtggatgtgtgtgtgtttgtgtgggtgtttgtgtgggtgtttgtgtgtgagtgtgtgtgtgagtgtgtgtgtgtgggtgtttgtgtgggtgtgcatatgtgggtgtgtgtgggtgtgtgtgtgtgtttttgtgggtgtttgtgtgtgtgggtgtttgtgtgggtgtttgtgtgtgggtgtttgtgtgtgggtgtttgtgtgggttttttgtgtgtgggtgtgtgtgggtgtttgtgtgggtgtttgtgtgtaagtgtgtgtgtgtttgtgtgggtgtttttgtgggtttttgtgtgtgggtatgtgtgggtgtttgtgtgtgggtgtttgtgtgtgggtgtgtgtgtgggtgtttgtgtgtgtgtttgtgtgggtgtttgtgtgtgggtgtttgtgtgtgtgtttgtgtgggtgtttgtgtgtgggtgtgtgtgtttgtgtggctgtttgtgtgtgggtgtgtgtgtttgtgttggtgtgtgggtgtttgtgtgggtaattgtgtgtgtgtgtgggtgtttgtgtgtgtgtgtgggtgtttgtgtgggtgattgtgtgtgtgtgggtgtttgtgtgtgtatgtgggtgtttgtgtgggtgtttgtgtgtgtgggtatttgtgtgggtgtgggtgtttgtgtgggtgtttgtgtgtgggtgtctgtgtgtgagtgtgtgagtgtgtgtgtgggtgtttgcgtgtaagtgtgtgtgtggatgtttgtgtgggtgtttgtgtgtgggtgcgtgtgggtgtttgtgtgggtgtttgtgtgtgtgtgtgggtgtttgtgtgtgtgtgtgggtgtttgtgtgggtgtgtgtgtgtgggtgtgtgtgtgtttgtgtgggtgtttgtgtgtgagtgtgtgtgtgggtgtttgtgtgggtatttgtgtgtgtgtgggtgtttgtgtgtgtgtgtgtgtgtgtgtgtatgtgtgtgtttgtgtgtgtgtgtgtgggtgtttgtgtgggtgtttgtgtgtgggtgtttgtgtgtgggtgtttgtgtgggtgtttgtgtgtgtgggtgtttgtgtgggtgtttgtgtgtgagtgtgtgtgtgagtgtgtgtgtgtgggtgtttgtgtgtgtgtgtgtgtgtggatgtgtgtgtgtttgtgtgggtgtttgtgtgggtgtttgtgtgtgagtgtgtgtgtgagtgtgtgtgtgtgggtgtttgtgtgggtgtgcatatgtgggtgtgtgtgggtgtgtgtgtgtgtttttgtgggtgtttgtgtgtgtgggtgtttgtgtgggtgtttgtgtgtgggtgtttgtgtgtgggtgtttgtgtgggttttttgtgtgtgggtgtgtgtgggtgtttgtgtgtaagtgtgtgtgtgtttgtgtgggtgtttttgtgggtttttgtgtgtgggtatgtgtgggtgtttgtgtgtgggtgtttgtgtgtgggtgtgtgtgtgggtgtttgtgtgtgtgtttgtgtgggtgtttgtgtgtgggtgtttgtgtgtgtgtttgtgtgggtgtttgtgtgtgggtgtgtgtgtttgtgtgggtgtttgtgtgtgggtgtgtggttgtgtttgtgtgtgtgggtgtttgtgtgggtaattgtgtgtgtgtgcgggtgtttgtgtgtgtgtgtgggtgtttgtgtgggtgattgtgtgtgtgtgggtgtttgtgtgtgtatgtgggtgtttgtgtgggtgtttgtgtgtgtgggtatttgtgtgggtgtgggtgtttgtgtgggtgtttgtgtgtgggtgtgtgtgtgtgagtgtgtgtgtgggtgtgtgggtgtttgcgtgtaagtgtgtgtgtggatgtttgtgtgggtgtttgtgtgtgggtgcgtgtgggtgtttgtgtgggtgtttgtgtgtgtgtgtgtgggtgtttgtgtgtgtgtgtgggtgtttgtgtgggtgtgtgtgtgtgggtgtgtgtttgtgtgggtgtttgtgtgtgagtgtgtgtgtgggtgtttgtgtgggtatttgtgtgtgtgtgggtgtttgtgtgtgtgtgtgtgtgtgtgtgtgtatgtgtgtgtttgtgtgtgtgtgtgtgggtgtttgtgtgggtgtttgtgtgtgggtgtttgtgtgtgggtgtttgtgtgggttttttgtgtgtgggtgtgtgtgggtttttgtgtgggtgtttgtgtttaagtgtgtgtgtgtgtgtgtttgtgtgggtgtttctgtgtgggtgtgtgtgggtgtttgtgtgtggatttttgtgtgtgggtgtgtgtgggtgtttgtgtgggtgtttgtgtgtgtgtttgtgtgtgggtgtttgtgtgtgtgggtgtgggtgtttgtgtgtgtgtgtgggtgtttgtgtgtgtgtgtggatgtttgtgtgtgtgtgtgggtgtttgtgtgggtgtttgtgtgtgtgtttgtgtgtgagtgtgtgtgtgggtgtttgtgtgggtgtgtgtgtgtttgtgtgggtgtttttgtgggtatttgtgtgtgtgtgggtgtttgtgtgtgggtgtgtgtgtgggtgtttgtgtgtgtgcgtgtgtgtgcgtgtttgtgtgggtgtttttgtgggtgtttgtgtgtgt encodes:
- the LOC119974361 gene encoding pigment epithelium-derived factor-like; translated protein: MKILTVLVLLTVFRPSSSQEESLPLNPAEDGTPLLESLDHQVEEEEEEEIHGSAVQRLAYSLSDFGYNLYRQVASSNPDANVYLSPLSVAATLSALSLGTESRNEQILHRVLNYDLVRDLNVHSVYKDLLREITALPKSFKTVSRIYMKKSKI